GAAGCATCGTCTCGATGTCGACGTAATCCTCCTCTACGGCCTCCTCTTCGTCGCCGTAGTCATCGACGAACTTGTAGTCCCCATAGGTGGAGCGCTGAAAGGGAGGAAGAAGGTGCCACTCCGTTCCCTCCCGATCGATGAAGTGATCCGGGAACGGGCTTTCGACCTCGTAGCTGGGGTGGTAGGAGTGGTATGTTTTGCGCGCCTCGTGGATGGCGGCGCGGCGGGCCCCCGCCTTCGTTCGGCTCTCTCCCTCGACGCTAAACGGAGAAATTTCGATCTTGGCCGTGATGAAGCCGTCGTCGTTCTCGTAGTAGGTCGGCCGCATCACTTCGAAATCACTCGGCTCGGGATATGCACTACTTTCGTCGGCCATAGGGGAGAGACAAGTCTAGATGAGGGGTACACGTGACAGCGGTCTCGTGGAGCCACCGCCGAATAGCATTCACATTACGACCGGCTCCCAAAGAGGATTCCATGGGAGTCGGGACAGTTACTGCTCTCGTCCAGAATTCGTACAGATCCGTCGGCGGTAGTCACTAAACATCGCTCTACCGCTATTAACAACGGCTGAGGGGCTCAGTCTCCTGACGACTTGTGGACGGGGATGTGGATAACTTTTTCCGATGGCTCCACATTGGCTGAGACGTACACAATAACAGATTTTGCCACCAGTTTTTGCCCCAAAAACCCCGTTTCATCGCCGACAGATGAGTTTCCGTTATTTATAGAACGGAAATCTACACGTGGATGAGTTGTGGACAACGGAGGTCCTCAGTCCCAAAGTCCGCCCCTGGTGAGCGTCAGGAATCATTTGGATGACTGTTATTTCTGTTGTTAGTGATCGGTCTCGTTCGTTTCTCCTTCAGTCGGCGAACGTGGCGTTCTTTTATGCAGGTAGAAACCTGTTGTCTTTTCGACGCTGGACGTTATACTTGGGCCGTTTCGGCTGTCTATGAGTTCCACTTTTGATGCCCGGTCCTAGTGCCGAAGAGTAGGGGTCCCGTCACTTCTAACCTACGCAGATCTTGCCATGTCTGCACCTCGGTCGATCCTCTTTCTGGTGGTACTCTTTCTGTCTGCCACGCTCAGTCACGCCCAAACCACCGCCTCCGATTCCACGACGCTTTCGCCCGAGTCGGTCCGTGCCCTTCAGACGACACTCAGTAACCTCCAGGAGTCACTTGATGCTCAGACTCAATCCGCATCGGGGACGTCGTCTTCTGCGCGCAGCGGAATGGACCGCACCCAGGTCATCAACGTGCTCTTTCTGGTGCTCGCTCTCTCCCTCGTGTTCGAGTCGGCCATGTCCGTGCTCTTCGACTGGCGCCTCTTTATCCGCTACTTCGAGGGCCGTGGCGTCAAGACTCCGCTCATCATCGCGGTCGCCTTTCTGGTGTTTCTGAACTACGACCTTGACATCGTCGCCGAGCTTCTAAGGGGCTTTCCGGAAATTCAGGCGCAGAACATCGGGGGCCCGACCCTGCCGGGACAGCTCCTCACAGCCCTTCTCATCGCAGGGGGAAGCGGAGGGGTCTTCCGAATTTTCGCCCGTCTCGGCATTCGAAGTCCCGAGGAGCGGAATCGGAAGGCCCGTAAAGAACGAGCCTCGATGACGGAAGGCCCGGAAGAGTCACCCTCCGGCGCAGACTCGTAGCACATCGTCTCATCCCTTCGACACCCATGCCGCGTCCTGCGTTGTTTTCGCGTCGCCGTCTCCTGGTACTCGTCCCTCTCGCGGGGAGGACCGCTCTCTTGGGACTTCTGCTGCTGGCCGTCACGGCCTGCAGACCCACCATCTCCGAATTTAATGCTCGAGCGTACGAGCACGCCACCTCACTAAAGGTGGAAGCACTGGCCCTCATGGACAGGGCGACTGCGCCCTACACGGAGCATGCCGACGCCGTTCAGCACTTGAAAACCGAGTTGGAGAAAGCCCACGAATTCGCGAAGGGACGCCCCAACAACGAGATCTCAGCCCGCCAGTGGCGCATTCTCATCGATCCAGAACGGGACCTTTTAGGGGGATTCCTAGCCGACTGGAGGGAGCGCTCTTCGTTCTCCGTGACGTTCGTTGAGGAAAAGAAGACACAGGTCACCCAAGCCTTCGATACGATCATCGAGCTGGAAAGCGGAAAGAAAACGCCCGAGGAGGTTCCCGACGGCCCGTAAACCCGCATCGCACATCCTTCCCGCCTCCCTTCATCGATCCAGCCCCCGGACTGATGCCCGACATTGACGCATTTCTCGACGCCCTCCGAGACGAGATCACCGACCTGGCCGGGACGCATCTACAGGAGATGCAGGAGGCAGCCCTCAAGGACGGCGAAGCGTTCCTGAACCAGACGCAGGACAACCTGAAACGATGGGGGCGCTTGCTAGAGCAGGGGGAGCTCTCTCAGGATGAGTTCGAGTCGCTCGTTCGGGGCCAGAAGGACCTGGCCGAGATGGAGGCACTCAAACAAGCGGGGCTTGCCGCCGTCCGGGCCGAGCAGTTTCGGGACGCGCTGATCGATCGAATTATTGGCACCGCCGGCCGGATTCTCCTGTAGGCACCACTGGTCTCTTTTACCGGAGACGCCCTTGCGTGAATCGTTCGACGCCGGTGTGCCGACACGAATCTCTTCCAGACCGTGAGGCAACCAGCCCCCCAATGTAGGAGCGACCGGACGAGAACGGCACTGCTTAGCAGGGTTACGGAGCGGAGTGCTTTGGAAAGCGCCTCTAGGAGAAGCCCATCCCGAGCGGGACTGAAAGAGTTGCCTTCCGGTCCAGTGCCTGAGGTCTGGTTCAGCCCCCCGGATGCTTACATTTAGGAGGTCCATTTCTGTGGCGGTTTTGTTTTTCTCAAAGTTGCCCGCTCGAACAATTTTCAGTACCAGGGTTTGTAGACTGTGTCCACGGGGGTCGAACGTCCGTCGAAGAGGTCACGTCGTTGCGTCTTCCGCCCCGTCCCCTCGCCTTTTTGAAAAAAGCGCTTCCATCCATGAGCGACCCAGTTTCCGGTATTCACCACGTCACCGCCTACGCGCACGACCCACAGGAAAACCTTGACTTCTACACGGGCGTCTTGGGGCTTCGCCTCGTTAAGCAGACGGTCCTTTTCAACAACCCTTCAGAGGCATTCAAGGGACCGACGATGTACCACTTCTATTACGCTGATGAGACGGGCACGCCCGGCACCGTTCTTACCTTCAAACCACATCACAGCATCCAGAAGGGGCAGGTGGGACGAGGACAGGCCACCGCCACGGCCTTCACCATTCCGGAGGGAGCAGTGGATTACTGGGTGGATCGGCTAGAGGCGGCCGACGAGGCCACCCTGTATCCGGTGACGGAGCGCTTCGGGCGGACCGTGATCCAGTTTCAGGACCACGACGACCAGCCCCTGGAGCTCATTACAGGGACGTCCGATATTGAGCCGTGGGCCGACGGGCCCGTGCCCACCGAGCATGCAGTGCGCGGGTTCCACGGGGTCACCATTCACCCCCACAATGGCCAACTGACCGCGGACGTCCTTGAGTTGATGGGGTACGAACAGGTGGACCACGAGCCGACTCCCCAGAACGGCGACTGGACTCGATTCCAGGTGCCCGGTCCTGAACACGCCGAGTTCATTGACCTCTACAACGAGCCCAACATGCACGAGGGACGATGGGGATACGGCACGGTCCACCATGTCGCGTTTCGGGTGTCGGACGACGAGCACCAGCGGGCCATTCGCGAGCGGCTCCGCGATGCCGGCCACGACGTCACTACGATGAAGGACCGCAATTACTTTCACTCGCTCTACTTCCGCGATCCCAACGGGGTCAACTTCGAAATCGCAACGGACCCGCCCGGCTTTCTCCACGACGAGTCCGCGGACGAGCTCGGTACCACGCTGATGCTTCCCCCATTCTTGCAGGACCGGCGGGACGAGGTGGAGGCTCAGCTCGCCGATATTTCGGTATAGCGACACCCTGCCCCAACGGATTGGTCTTCGTGGCGGCGTCCATGGCCTCGAGTAGCATTGGGGCCGTGGGCGCTTTTGTTTTGGATGATTTGTTTCCAGGCAGTGAGCCAAGGGCCTTCCCTTCCCCAAACATCGTGGCGCGTCCCTAATTCAAGCGGGGCATGCACTCGCTTTTTCACGGAAGCGGTCCAGAACGACAAGACGTCGCTCACTTTCCTACCCAATCTCTTTGCCCCATCATGGAAGACATGGAAGGCCCCACGCCCGAATTTATTGCGGCCACCTCGATTGCACAACTCACACCGCTTCTCTTCGACGCGGCCGAGGACGTCGACAAGCTCGGCGAACAGGCGGAGCACGTGGCCGTGGCGGAAGAGACCGTGCGTGCGTTTTTGAAGCGCAAGAACCCCGATCTCGACCGGTCAGTGGCGACGGTGACCCGCGTGGAGGACGGCGTGGAGATTGAGTACGAGGGGCGCACCGTCACCATCACGTACGACGAGTAACCTGGGGCGCGGCCACCGCCACAACGGCGGAGCAGCGTGGAACGTGGCTGCCCCGCCGAGACGGCAGAACAGATCGAACCGCCGCCCTATCCTTCTCGCGTCTCGACCGTCCCAATGGTGTATCCCTCAATCTCGCTCGTGCGGAACCGGAAGACTGAGCCCCCGAGGTTGATGGCCTCGGCGCCGGTCATGACTTCCTGAACGGACACGTGCACGAACGTACCGTCGTCGGACGCGCCCACCTCGTCGAGCATGGCGGAGATCGAGTCGCCCATGGCCTGTACGGCCTCGTCGTCCTCGGCCTGCTCCTGGGCCATCTCTACCATCCGAGTCGTGTCCGCCTCAAAGGTGTCTCGCGCCACGATGTGCCCGGTGACCATGTTTCCACTGACCACCAGCGTGACCGGACAAGCGGCCTGTTCTTCCGTTGCCTTTTTGCTGAGTGCTTCGATGCCTGGATCGCTCATCAAACCGTCGAGTTTACTTGAAAGCGCATGCGAACCCGGCGCCACGCGCCGGACAGTGTAGATCGCAATATACGGGCGGTCCGGGGACGAGAACAACTCTGTTCGGACAATCTCGTGTTGAATATTTCCCCTCGGCGGGGCGGTCTGACGGGGAGAGATTGCGCCGCATCGATTCTTGACGTTGCCGGGGGCGATGATTATCGTTCGTACTCCCGAATTTACTCAAGGCCGTCCAACGGTCCACGGTGGCGATGTCACTACGTTGCCGTGCACGCTTCCAGCGGGGCACGCGCCGGCCCGAAGTAGGCCCGTTCCAGTGGGGGCAAAAGGAAATGTCACTGGCTCAGGCGGCGCGACGAAGGACGACACCCGACCGTCGCTTCCGGGGACCTAATTTCCTGTCGGAGCACCGGACAGTTCGTCTCGAATCTCCACTCCGTGGCGTCCTTCGAACTCGTTCTGTTCGGTTCCGCACACGCCCCACAGGGCCCAACAAACCCTCTTCTCGTCTTTGTCTCCGATCACCCTGGCGAGCCTCCCCGCTCGCGAGACTGACCTTGGCCTGGAATGGATCAGTCCGCCGACCGCGCCTGGAATGAGTGTCTCGACATCATCCGGGACAACGTGAGCCGCCAGAGCTTCACGACCTGGTTTGAACCGCTGGAGGCCCAGTCGCTGGAGGACGAAGACGACCTGCGCAAGCTGACGATCCAACTTCCGAGCCGGTTCTACTACGAGTGGATTGAGGAGCACTACTTCTCGCTACTTCGAAAAACGGTCACGCGGGTGCTCGGCCCCGACGGCCGCCTGTTCTACGACATCGTCATCGAGCAGGACGACCCGGACGATCCCCAGCAGGGCGCCTCCATGCAGTTGCCAGCCCGCCCAGCCGGCCCGGATTCGGCCCCGTCGCAGAACGCGTCGGACGAGCCCGAAGCGCCGTCCGGTTCGTCGGAGGCTTCCGCGCCGCCCCCGGAGTCTTCCCCGTCTTCTTCGTCCTCTCCGTCCGAGGATGAGCCTCCCCCTAGTGACGCGCGGTCAGGGGCTCAGGACGAGGATGAGAAGAGCGCTCCTCCGGTCCAGAACCCGTTTGCCATCCCCGGCCTCAAGAACGCCGAGGTCGACAGCCAGCTCAACGACAGCTACACCTTTGACCGCTTCATCAAGGGGAAGTGCAACCGCCTCGCCCGCAGTGCCGCCCGCTCCATCGCTACCGACCCGGGCGAGACCAGCTTTAACCCGTTTCTCGTGTATGGGGGCGTGGGACTCGGCAAGACCCACCTCATTCAGGCCATCGGGAATCACGTCGCGGCCCGCAGCGCCTCCAAGACCGTCTTCTACGTTTCCAGTGAGCGGTTCACCACCGACTTCGTCCAGTCGATCCAGGAAAACCAGATCGGTGAGTTTTCGACGTTTTACCGTCAGGTCGACGTGCTCATCGTGGACGACGTGCAGTTTTTCGGGGGCAAGGAAAAGACGCAGGAAGAGTTCTTCCACATCTTCAATGCCCTCCGGCAGGCGGGCAACCAGATTGTGCTGTCGGCAGACCGTCCGCCGCGCGAAATCGACGGCCTCGAGGAACGATTGCTATCCCGCTTTCAGTGGGGCCTTTCCGCCGACCTAAAGCCACCGGGCCTGGACACTCGCATCTCCATTCTTCGTCGCAAGGCCGAGGACGATGGGATCGACCTCGACGATGACGTCGTCGAGTTTATCGCCCGAAGCATCGAAAGCAACATCCGTGAGCTTGAAGGCGCGCTGATCCGCCTCCTTGCCCACGCCACCC
This portion of the Salinibacter grassmerensis genome encodes:
- the dnaA gene encoding chromosomal replication initiator protein DnaA translates to MDQSADRAWNECLDIIRDNVSRQSFTTWFEPLEAQSLEDEDDLRKLTIQLPSRFYYEWIEEHYFSLLRKTVTRVLGPDGRLFYDIVIEQDDPDDPQQGASMQLPARPAGPDSAPSQNASDEPEAPSGSSEASAPPPESSPSSSSSPSEDEPPPSDARSGAQDEDEKSAPPVQNPFAIPGLKNAEVDSQLNDSYTFDRFIKGKCNRLARSAARSIATDPGETSFNPFLVYGGVGLGKTHLIQAIGNHVAARSASKTVFYVSSERFTTDFVQSIQENQIGEFSTFYRQVDVLIVDDVQFFGGKEKTQEEFFHIFNALRQAGNQIVLSADRPPREIDGLEERLLSRFQWGLSADLKPPGLDTRISILRRKAEDDGIDLDDDVVEFIARSIESNIRELEGALIRLLAHATLHQLDITLDLAEEVLHDLFQERAATLTVDDIQRIVCEHLGISQGKMRGRTRKRDVVRARQIAMYFTKKHTQHSLKDIGLHFGGRDHSTVIHANNAVEDRMADDESFRDTVSTIGQKLERHGR
- a CDS encoding ring-cleaving dioxygenase, whose translation is MSDPVSGIHHVTAYAHDPQENLDFYTGVLGLRLVKQTVLFNNPSEAFKGPTMYHFYYADETGTPGTVLTFKPHHSIQKGQVGRGQATATAFTIPEGAVDYWVDRLEAADEATLYPVTERFGRTVIQFQDHDDQPLELITGTSDIEPWADGPVPTEHAVRGFHGVTIHPHNGQLTADVLELMGYEQVDHEPTPQNGDWTRFQVPGPEHAEFIDLYNEPNMHEGRWGYGTVHHVAFRVSDDEHQRAIRERLRDAGHDVTTMKDRNYFHSLYFRDPNGVNFEIATDPPGFLHDESADELGTTLMLPPFLQDRRDEVEAQLADISV